One window from the genome of Alnus glutinosa chromosome 13, dhAlnGlut1.1, whole genome shotgun sequence encodes:
- the LOC133853786 gene encoding receptor-like protein 9b: protein MRAWTNIFKTCQQYCILYKGSFHSCIDQNRITLEMETCCFAKNVIFVWALAFIASSPLACVKAGCTKEQTRALLEIKNATVASFLWRWDGRDCCEPNEIECDDITGGVWRMDLGGAYASSRSTWYPNVTLFTLFDELEELTLSDMQIGGSLEAFCELTRLKYLNSLDLTDNKLEGVIPSCLGMIGNLETLRLSNNRLNGSLPPSIFSEQSKIMDFQASNNQLDGVLSFSTFANASSLRYLDLSSNRFHGNLPPSLFSKQSKIQSFYVSANQLDGVLSFSTFANASSLQYLDLSSNCNLEIETESPSWVPTFQLIYLNLANCSLNKKNGHVLPSFITTQVALDLLDLSHNLIEGSIPCQLLFNTSIRVLLLRSNKIDGSLFLDCHANRTSSLVFFDMSNNNVKGSLPENIGHLLPHLYSVDMSSNALQGIIPWSFGNLSFEALDLSNNKLSGTIPQSLTRNGTRLVYLNLSNNTLEGEMLPRDANMKRLECLQLGGNQFQGMISPAISNSPSLLILDIRNNNLSGNIPKLLYDHPRLVQVLLSGNRFEGHLLRRMCQMESLQVFDISDNHISGGIPSCLDNITLWKKSSPSSNGSNSFMEKGPLFSLAHPAALRPKFEIKTDLRVKHEVHAYKGIPLSMMTIIDMSSNQLTGNIPFEMGELSQLRSLNLSNNFLTGSIPNSFQNLKNIESLDLSHNKLSGRIPFEFVEMTSLSVFSVAYNNLSGRVPFERQFSTFESQCYDGNPDLCGDPLPRNCSTTNQLEPGHEEEKEETRIIDSPLFFYAFVAVSYAFGFWVFFGILIINKNWRHIYFRAVDRIIESCFEMLYQ from the exons ATGCGCGCGTGGACTAATATTTTCAAGACTTGCCAACAATATTGCATTTTATATAAAGGCAGTTTCCATAGTTGCATCGATCAGAATAGAATCACTTTAGAAATGGAGACTTGTTGTTTTgctaaaaatgtcatttttgtttGGGCTTTGGCTTTCATCGCTTCATCCCCTTTGGCTTGTGTTAAAGCTGGATGCACCAAAGAACAGACGAGAGCTCTCTTGGAGATCAAGAACGCCACAGTTGCTTCTTTTCTTTGGCGTTGGGACGGAAGGGATTGTTGTGAACCGAatgaaattgaatgtgatgaTATTACTGGAGGAGTTTGGAGAATGGATTTGGGAGGGGCGTACGCTTCATCAAGAAGTACATGGTATCCAAATGTAACCTTGTTCACCTTATTTGATGAACTCGAAGAACTAACACTGTCTGACATGCAAATTGGAGGAAGCCTTGAAG CTTTTTGCGAACTGACGCGATTAAAATATCTAAATTCTTTGGATCTTACGGATAATAAACTGGAAGGCGTTATTCCCTCTTGTCTTGGGATGATTGGAAACCTTGAAACACTTCGTCTATCAAATAATCGTCTTAATGGTAGTTTACCTCCATCAATATTCTCCGAACAAAGCAAGATTATGGATTTTCAAGCTTCGAACAATCAATTAGATggggttttatcattttctactttTGCCAATGCTTCAAGTCTCCGATACCTTGATCTTTCGAGTAATCGCTTTCATGGTAATCTACCTCCATCACTATTCTCCAAACAAAGCAAGATTCAGTCATTTTATGTTTCGGCCAATCAATTAGATggggttttatcattttctactttTGCCAATGCTTCAAGTCTCCAATACCTTGATCTTTCAAGCAACTGCAATTTGGAAATTGAAACCGAATCTCCCTCATGGGTTCCAACCTTTCAGCTAATTTATCTGAACTTGGCGAATTGCAGCCTCAACAAGAAGAATGGTCACGTTCTCCCAAGCTTTATCACCACCCAAGTTGCCTTGGACTTGCTAGACTTGTCTCACAACTTAATAGAGGGAAGCATACCTTGTCAGTTGCTATTCAACACGAGTATCAGAGTTTTATTATTGAGAAGTAACAAAATTGATggttctctttttcttgattgTCATGCTAATCGAACTTCATCACTTGTATTCTTCGACATGTCAAATAATAATGTCAAAGGTTCTCTTCCCGAAAATATTGGACATCTTCTTCCACACTTATACAGTGTTGACATGTCCTCAAATGCATTACAGGGCATCATTCCTTGGTCTTTTGGTAATCTATCTTTTGAAGCATTAGACCTTTCTAATAATAAGCTCTCAGGGACAATACCGCAAAGTTTGACTAGAAATGGCACCCGACTGGTATATCTAAATCTATCAAACAATACATTGGAAGGAGAAATGCTCCCAAGGGACGCCAACATGAAAAGATTGGAGTGCTTGCAACTCGGCGGCAATCAATTTCAAGGAATGATCTCACCCGCAATATCAAACAGCCCCTCTCTACTAATCCTAGATATTCGAAACAATAACTTGTCTGGTAATATTCCAAAGTTGTTGTATGATCATCCTCGCTTGGTGCAAGTTCTTTTAAGTGGAAATCGCTTTGAAGGTCACCTACTCCGAAGAATGTGTCAAATGGAAAGTTTGCAAGTTTTCGATATCTCTGATAATCATATTTCGGGAGGTATTCCGTCCTGCCTTGATAACATTACATTATGGAAGAAGAGTTCTCCAAGCTCTAATGGCTCAAACTCTTTCATGGAAAAGGGTCCACTGTTTTCCCTGGCACATCCAGCAGCACTAAGGCCTAAATTCGAAATTAAAACGgacttgcgagtaaaacatgAGGTACATGCTTACAAAGGTATCCCACTCTCAATGATGACTATAATTGACATGTCATCAAACCAATTGACAGGTAACATTCCTTTTGAAATGGGAGAATTGTCTCAGCTTCGGTCCTTGAACTTGTCGAATAATTTTCTAACAGGCTCCATTCCAAATTCTTTTCAAAACTTGAAAAACATAGAGAGCTTGGATCTTTCCCACAACAAGTTGAGTGGGAGAATCCCTTTTGAATTTGTTGAAATGACTTCTCTATCAGTATTTAGTGTTGCCTATAACAATCTTTCTGGAAGAGTCCCATTTGAGCGTCAGTTCTCAACTTTCGAGTCGCAATGCTATGATGGAAATCCAGATCTATGTGGAGACCCTCTGCCGAGAAACTGTTCAACTACAAACCAACTTGAACCTGGAcatgaggaagaaaaggaagagactAGAATAATCGATAGCCCTTTATTCTTCTATGCATTTGTTGCTGTCTCTTATGCATTcggattttgggttttctttgggaTCCTAATTATTAACAAGAATTGGAGGCATATCTATTTTAGAGCTGTTGACAGAATTATTGAGTCATGTTTTGAAATGCTCTATCAGTGA